In Eubalaena glacialis isolate mEubGla1 chromosome 4, mEubGla1.1.hap2.+ XY, whole genome shotgun sequence, one DNA window encodes the following:
- the PTGER4 gene encoding prostaglandin E2 receptor EP4 subtype, translating to MATPGSNASALASDRLNSPVTIPAVMFIFGVVGNLVAIVVLCKSRKEQKETTFYTLVCGLAVTDLLGTLLVSPVTIATYMKGQWPGGPALCEYSTFILLFFGLSGLSIICAMSIERYLAINHAYFYSHYVDKRLAGLTLFAVYASNVLFCALPNMGLGSSRLQYPDTWCFIDWTTNVTAHAAFSYMYAGFSSFLILATVLCNVLVCAALLRMHRQFMRRTSLGTEQHHAAATAVAVAQAACRGSSAAASPALPRLSDFRRRRSFRRIAGAEIQMVILLIATSLVVLICSIPLVVRVFINQLYQPNLERVISKNPDLQAIRIAAVNPILDPWIYILLRKTVLSKAIEKIKCLFCRIGGSRRERSGQHCSDSRRTSSAVSGHSRSFLSRELKEVSSTSQTLLYMPDLSENGLGGRNLLPGVPGMGLTQTDSTSLRTLRISETSDSSQGQDSESVLLVDEVGGSGRAGPAPKGSSLQVTFPNETLNLSEKCI from the exons ATGGCCACCCCTGGAAGCAATGCATCCGCCCTGGCCTCCGACCGACTGAACAGCCCAGTGACCATCCCGGCGGTGATGTTCATCTTCGGGGTGGTGGGCAACCTGGTGGCCATCGTGGTGCTGTGCAAGTCGCGCAAAGAGCAGAAGGAGACGACTTTCTACACACTGGTGTGCGGGCTGGCGGTCACCGACCTGCTGGGCACGTTGCTGGTGAGCCCGGTGACCATCGCCACGTACATGAAGGGCCAGTGGCCCGGGGGCCCCGCGCTGTGCGAGTACAGCACCTTCATCCTGCTCTTCTTCGGCCTGTCGGGGCTCAGCATCATCTGTGCCATGAGTATCGAGCGCTACCTGGCCATCAACCACGCCTACTTCTACAGCCACTACGTGGACAAGCGGCTGGCGGGCCTCACGCTCTTCGCGGTCTACGCGTCCAACGTGCTCTTCTGCGCGCTGCCCAACATGGGCCTCGGCAGCTCGCGGCTGCAGTACCCGGACACCTGGTGCTTCATCGACTGGACCACCAATGTGACGGCGCACGCCGCCTTCTCCTACATGTACGCGGGCTTCAGTTCCTTCCTCATTCTCGCCACCGTGCTCTGCAACGTGCTCGTGTGCGCGGCGCTGCTCCGCATGCACCGTCAGTTCATGCGCCGCACCTCGCTGGGCACCGAGCAGCACCACGCGGCCGCAACCGCCGTCGCCGTGGCCCAGGCCGCCTGCCGGGGCTCCTCGGCCGCCGCCTCCCCCGCCCTGCCGCGCCTCAGCGACTTTCGCCGCCGCCGGAGCTTCCGCCGCATCGCGGGCGCCGAGATCCAGATGGTCATCTTACTCATCGCCACCTCTCTGGTGGTGCTGATCTGCTCCATCCCGCTTGTG GTGCGGGTGTTCATCAACCAGTTATATCAGCCAAATCTGGAGCGGGTAATCAGCAAAAACCCAGATTTGCAGGCCATCCGAATTGCTGCTGTGAACCCCATCCTGGATCCCTGGATATACATCCTCCTGCGGAAGACAGTGCTAAGTAAAGCGATAGAGAAGATCAAATGCCTCTTCTGCCGCATCGGGGGTTCGCGCAGAGAGCGTTCGGGGCAGCACTGCTCAGACAGTAGAAGGACATCCTCCGCCGTATCCGGCCACTCTCGCTCCTTCCTCTCCCGGGAGCTGAAGGAGGTCAGCAGCACGTCTCAGACCCTCCTTTACATGCCAGACCTCAGTGAAAATGGCCTTGGAGGCAGGAATTTGCTTCCGGGCGTGCCTGGCATGGGCCTGACCCAAACAGACAGCACATCACTTAGGACTCTGCGAATATCAGAAACCTCAGACTCCTCACAGGGGCAGGACTCAGAAAGTGTCTTACTGGTGGACGAGGTTGGTGGGAGTGGCAGGGCTGGACCTGCCCCAAAGGGGAGCTCCCTGCAAGTCACGTTTCCCAATGAAACACTGAACTTATCAGAAAAATGTATATAG